From Candidatus Woesearchaeota archaeon, the proteins below share one genomic window:
- a CDS encoding MopE-related protein: MKNKFNCGTTKGFFGIIAIILMLATMSVSVLASESILTPTKDSYVSSAMPNTNYGASAQLAVRANLLYPKRALIQFANLPTVPPSYRVNSAVMRLYIEKAPWALETYNAERISSDWSETLVNWKNQPATAGISGSAKVNTTGWINIDVTDDVKGFYDGILENKGWVIKDSIEGTAIFTQEGIAKSKENGNPLLTPQLVINYCVDNDADGYFRAEEGCGPVDCNDYDASVNPGAPEKCDNIDNNCNGIIDEDVSETQTCGTEVGACEFGTKERTCSAGTWGAWGTCTGGITPVAESCDALDNDCDGSIDENLTRAYGESDVGECEYGTETCTMGAWLITTPAVFSAPEICDNKDNDCDGLADNGVVRSCYTGIPGTGNVGICREGTETCSAGTWGACIGQILPEQEICENGIDENCNGRDEPCFGSVCAGTNIPDTVLAGSVFSASVTMRNIGEDVWTQFYAYRLGSASPNDNVVWGKSRAEMGTGDSAAKGQE, translated from the coding sequence ATGAAAAATAAGTTTAATTGTGGGACAACAAAAGGTTTTTTCGGGATAATCGCCATTATTCTGATGCTGGCAACTATGTCAGTTTCAGTATTGGCAAGCGAAAGCATTCTTACCCCGACAAAGGACAGCTATGTAAGCTCTGCAATGCCTAACACCAATTACGGCGCATCAGCACAGCTTGCAGTGAGGGCAAACCTGCTCTATCCAAAGAGGGCTTTAATCCAGTTTGCAAACCTTCCTACAGTTCCCCCTTCTTACAGGGTTAATTCTGCTGTAATGAGGTTATACATTGAGAAGGCACCCTGGGCTCTTGAAACTTACAATGCTGAAAGGATATCATCTGACTGGAGCGAAACTCTTGTCAACTGGAAGAACCAGCCTGCAACAGCAGGGATTTCCGGAAGCGCAAAGGTCAACACAACCGGATGGATTAATATTGACGTTACTGACGATGTCAAGGGATTCTATGACGGAATCCTTGAAAACAAAGGATGGGTGATAAAGGACTCAATTGAAGGAACAGCAATTTTCACACAGGAAGGAATCGCAAAGTCAAAGGAGAATGGAAACCCCCTCTTAACTCCCCAGCTTGTGATAAACTACTGCGTTGACAATGATGCTGACGGCTATTTCAGGGCAGAAGAGGGATGCGGTCCTGTGGACTGCAATGACTATGATGCTTCGGTGAATCCTGGAGCACCTGAAAAGTGCGATAATATTGACAATAACTGCAACGGCATAATTGATGAGGATGTCTCAGAAACACAGACGTGCGGAACAGAAGTAGGCGCATGCGAATTTGGGACAAAAGAGAGAACATGCTCAGCAGGAACATGGGGAGCATGGGGAACATGCACAGGCGGAATAACCCCTGTTGCTGAATCATGCGATGCACTTGACAATGACTGCGACGGCAGCATTGATGAGAATTTGACAAGGGCATACGGAGAATCAGATGTTGGAGAGTGCGAATACGGCACTGAAACATGCACTATGGGCGCTTGGCTTATAACAACGCCCGCAGTGTTCTCTGCGCCTGAGATATGCGACAATAAGGATAATGATTGTGATGGGCTCGCTGACAATGGAGTTGTCAGGTCATGCTACACCGGAATTCCAGGAACTGGAAACGTGGGAATATGCAGGGAAGGGACAGAAACCTGCTCAGCAGGAACCTGGGGAGCATGCATCGGACAGATACTTCCGGAGCAGGAGATATGCGAAAACGGGATTGATGAGAACTGCAACGGCAGGGATGAGCCGTGCTTCGGCTCTGTGTGCGCAGGAACCAATATTCCAGACACAGTGCTTGCAGGAAGCGTCTTTTCCGCATCTGTAACCATGAGAAACATAGGCGAGGATGTCTGGACCCAGTTCTACGCATACCGCCTTGGAAGCGCAAGCCCGAATGATAATGTTGTTTGGGGAAAGAGCAGGGCTGAAATGGGAACAGGAGATTCAGCTGCAAAGGGGCAGGAAT